A DNA window from Drosophila biarmipes strain raj3 chromosome 2R, RU_DBia_V1.1, whole genome shotgun sequence contains the following coding sequences:
- the LOC108036603 gene encoding protein SDA1 homolog has translation MVRPNNNQLPENLPQLQNLIKRDPESYSDEFHIQYQHFLSLLEVFALNPSEENKSLDDIVMFVAQVAQCYPAVCEEFPKKLSELLKNYATVLDPAMRNCFVKALILLRNKNLVPALDILELFFQLLRCPDKNLRTFLQTHIVTDIKNMNAKHKDMKLNSSLQAFMYSMLKDANPKAAKMSADIMIELYKKNIWNDAKTVNVIATVGCFSKVTKVLVTSLKFFLGHDEEDEEEDTESENEVDLKGALMANRVNKKTKKRTKQLAQIKKQAVKAQKKKKNAPAFNFSGIHLLHNPQGMAEGLFKQLQGTNERFEVKLMHLDVISRLIGIHELFLFGFYPYITRFLQPHQRQVTRVLQFAAQASHELVPGDIIEPILKTIANNFITERNSSDVMAIGLNATREICMRCPLAMGEDLLQDLAMYKTYKEKSVMMAARSLITLYREQLPALLHKKDRGRQTEAQAERKVRAYGEREVHDTVLGAEALLNNSKTIDIESDDDTDSNDGEWVNVTHSDGEGGKEGVEDEDDDDDEEDDDEEEDEDEDNSNEEDEEEDNSDEGVASGEESTKSAKTKKEKKDIKILNQKEAAQELALTRIFTDEDFKRINAANLKKTVTSARKRPLEQDRAEFVKLNSIEMIYKKRKHDKESRLETVQAGRQDRERFGWKDGRVNEHCSKTNREKRKTKNFGMLRHKARSKVKKSFKDKQQALRKHLLHQKKMK, from the exons ATGGTGCGGCCCAACAACAACCAGCTGCCGGAGAACCTGCCGCAGCTGCAGAACCTGATCAAGCGGGACCCGGAGTCGTACAGCGATGAGTTCCACATCCAGTACCAGCACTTCCTCAGCCTGCTGGAGGTCTTTGCCCTTAATCCCAGCGAGGAGAACAAGTCTCTGGATGACATCGTCATGTTCGTGGCCCAGGTGGCCCAGTGCTACCCGGCCGTCTGTGAAGAGTTCCCTAAGAAACTGTCCGAACTCCTTAAGAACTACGCCACCGTTCTGGACCCGGCTATGCGGAACTGCTTTGTGAAGGCCCTGATCCTGCTGAGAAACAAGAACCTGGTGCCGGCTCTGGACATACTGGAGCTGTTTTTCCAGCTGCTGCGGTGTCCGGACAAGAATCTGCGCACCTTTCTGCAGACGCACATTGTGACCGACATCAAGAACATGAATGCCAAGCACAAGGATATGAAGCTCAATTCG agCCTGCAGGCCTTCATGTACTCCATGCTGAAGGACGCCAATCCCAAGGCGGCCAAGATGTCCGCCGATATCATGATCGAGCTGTACAAGAAGAACATCTGGAACGATGCCAAGACGGTTAACGTCATAGCCACAGTTGGCTGCTTCTCCAAGGTGACCAAGGTGCTGGTCACCTCGCTCAAGTTCTTCCTGGGCCACGACGaagaggacgaggaggaggacacTGAGAGCGAGAACGAAGTGGACCTGAAGGGAGCTCTGATGGCCAATCGTGTCAACAAGAAAACCAAGAAGCGAACAAAGCAGCTGGCGCAGATCAAGAAGCAGGCGGTGAAGGCGcagaagaagaaaaagaatGCGCCCGCCTTCAACTTCTCGGGCATTCACCTGCTGCACAATCCGCAGGGCATGGCCGAAGGTCTGTTCAAGCAACTGCAGGGCACCAACGAGCGGTTCGAGGTGAAACTGATGCATTTGGACGTTATTTCCCGCCTTATCGGCATCCACGAGCTGTTCCTCTTCGGCTTCTATCCGTACATTACTCGCTTTCTGCAGCCCCACCAACGCCAGGTGACCCGTGTGCTCCAGTTCGCCGCCCAGGCCTCACATGAACTGGTTCCCGGAGATATCATCGAGCCCATCCTTAAGACGATCGCCAACAACTTTATTACCGAGCGCAACTCCAGCGATGTAATGGCCATTGGCCTAAATGCCACTCGTGAGATTTGCATGCGGTGTCCCCTGGCTATGGGCGAGGATCTGCTGCAGGACCTGGCCATGTACAAAACCTACAAGGAGAAGTCTGTGATGATGGCAGCGAGGTCACTAATCACACTCTACCGAGAACAGCTGCCAGCCCTGTTGCACAAGAAGGATCGAGGCAGGCAGACGGAGGCCCAGGCTGAACGAAAGGTTCGTGCCTATGGAGAGCGCGAAGTCCATGACACAGTGCTGGGTGCGGAGGCTCTGCTCAATAACTCCAAGACAATTGACATAGAGAGCGATGACGATACGGACTCCAATGATGGGGAGTGGGTTAACGTGACGCACAGCGATGGAGAAGGTGGTAAGGAAGGTGTTGAGGATGaagatgacgacgacgacgaggaagACGATGATGaagaggaggacgaggacgaagACAACAGTAACGAGGAAGATGAGGAAGAGGATAACTCAGATGAAGGCGTGGCGAGTGGCGAAGAGTCAACGAAGTCGGCAAAGACCAAGAAGGAAAAGAAGGATATCAAAATACTGAACCAAAAGGAGGCTGCCCAGGAACTGGCTCTTACGCGCATTTTCACGGACGAGGACTTCAAGCGCATCAACGCGGCCAATCTGAAGAAAACCGTGACCAGTGCCCGCAAGAGGCCGCTGGAACAGGACCGTGCCGAGTTCGTCAAGCTGAACAGCATCGAGATGATCTACAAGAAGCGAAAGCACGACAAGGAGTCGCGGTTGGAGACTGTGCAGGCGGGCCGGCAGGATCGGGAGCGCTTTGGCTGGAAGGACGGGCGCGTGAACGAGCATTGCTCGAAGACAAACCGCGAGAAGCGCAAGACCAAGAACTTTGGCATGCTGCGGCACAAGGCGCGCTCCAAGGTCAAGAAGAGCTTCAAGGACAAGCAGCAGGCGCTCAGGAAACATCTACTGCACCAGAAGAAGATGAAGTAG